Proteins from a single region of Apium graveolens cultivar Ventura chromosome 7, ASM990537v1, whole genome shotgun sequence:
- the LOC141670802 gene encoding ras-related protein Rab7-like: MLTPQRSLLKVIVLGDSGVGKTSLMNKYVYNKFSQQYKATIGADFVTKELQIDDKLVTLQIWDTAGQERFHSLGVSFYRGADCCILVYDVNIHKTFETLQTWHQDFLRQADPINPELFPFVLLGNKVDIDGGNSRAVSEKVARDWCDSRGNIPYFETSAKEGYNVHDAFLCVAQTALAAEHRDQDIYFQRIPTTVSETEERRGGCAC; encoded by the exons ATGTTGACTCCACAGAGAAGTTTGCTTAAGGTCATTGTTCTTGGTGATAGTGG ggtgGGAAAGACATCTTTGATGAATAA ATATGTGTACAACAAGTTCAGTCAACAATATAAAGCAACAATTGGAGCTGATTTTGTAACTAAGGAGTTGCAAATTGATGATAAGCTGGTTACTCTGCAG ATTTGGGACACGGCAGGGCAAGAAAGGTTTCACAGCCTTGGCGTCTCGTTTTATAGAGGGGCAGATTGCTGCATTcttgtttatgatgttaacatacaTAAAACATTTGAAACGCTCCAAACCTGGCATCAAGATTTTCTTAGACAG GCAGATCCAATTAATCCGGAGTTGTTTCCATTTGTGTTGCTGGGGAACAAAGTGGACATAGATGGCGGGAACAGCCGAGCA GTCTCGGAAAAGGTAGCCAGGGACTGGTGTGATTCAAGAGGAAATATACCATACTTTGAGACATCCGCGAAAGAGGGCTACAATGTGCATGATGCATTCTTGTGTGTTGCACAAACTGCACTTGCTGCTGAACACCGTGATCAGGACAT TTATTTTCAAAGAATCCCTACAACAGTTTCAGAAACAGAGGAACGACGTGGAGGTTGCGCATGTTAA
- the LOC141672814 gene encoding small GTPase LIP1-like isoform X1: protein MFWKRGSEREIKEQNSVPPCGQVRVLVVGDSGVGKTSLVHLIMKGSSFARPPQTIGCNVGVKHTTYGISSSSSNGDAERDFFVELWDVSGHERYKDCRSLFYSQINGVIFVHDLSQRRTKTSLQSWAVEIAANGTFSAPLSSGGPGGLPVPYIVISNKADIAAKEGTRGSSGNLVDVARQWVEKQGLLSSSDELPITESFPSGGGLIAAAKEARYDKEAVMKFFWMLIRRRYFADEISAASPWSIPVKNLSLSGEIMSDEDQLYKSTSVVGDPYKYNVLPPLPAQRNLTPPPTLYPQQPMSTPDTNYTSIPRFAMTSTNEYSIAARSKRTDINV, encoded by the exons ATGTTCTGGAAGAGGGGAAGTGAAAGGGAGATCAAAGAACAGAATAGTGTGCCGCCTTGTGGGCAGGTTCGGGTTCTTGTTGTGGGTGACTCAG GTGTGGGGAAAACTTCTCTTGTTCATCTCATTATGAAAGGTTCTTCATTTGCACGTCCTCCTCAAACAATTGGCTGTAATGTTGGGGTTAAA CATACTACTTATGGAATTTCTAGTAGCTCTTCAAATGGTGATGCTGAGAGAGACTTTTTTGTTGAACTTTGGGATGTGTCTGGACATGAGCGATACAAAGACTGCCGGTCTCTTTTTTATTCACAGATCAATG GTGTAATTTTTGTTCATGATCTTTCCCAGAGAAGGACAAAAACAAGTCTGCAGAGTTGGGCTGTCGAGATTGCAGCAAATGGGACATTTTCAGCTCCACTAAGTTCTGGAGGTCCTGGTGGCCTTCCTGTTCCATACATTGTCATCAGTAATAAAGCAGATATTGCTGCAAAAGAAGGTACAAGAGGAAGCAGTGGCAATCTTGTTGACGTTGCTCGACAATGGGTAGAGAAGCAGGGTCTGCTTTCATCAAGTGATGAACTTCCGATAACTGAGAGTTTTCCTAGTGGTGGAGGCCTTATAGCG GCTGCCAAGGAAGCACGATATGACAAGGAAGCCGTGATGAAGTTCTTTTGGATG TTGATCAGGAGGAGATACTTTGCAGATGAAATCTCAGCGGCAAGCCCATGGTCTATCCCAGTAAAGAATTTATCGTTGTCTGGTGAAATTATGAGTGACGAAGATCAGTTATACAAAAGTACAAG TGTCGTAGGTGACCCTTACAAGTACAATGTACTCCCACCACTTCCAGCACAGCGAAATCTTACACCTCCGCCTACGCTTTATCCTCAGCAGCCCATGTCAACCCCCGACACCAATTACACCAGCATCCCAAGATTCGCAATGACAAGTACTAACGAGTATAGCATTGCTGCTAGATCCAAGCGTACAGATATTAACGTCTGA
- the LOC141672814 gene encoding small GTPase LIP1-like isoform X2 produces MKGSSFARPPQTIGCNVGVKHTTYGISSSSSNGDAERDFFVELWDVSGHERYKDCRSLFYSQINGVIFVHDLSQRRTKTSLQSWAVEIAANGTFSAPLSSGGPGGLPVPYIVISNKADIAAKEGTRGSSGNLVDVARQWVEKQGLLSSSDELPITESFPSGGGLIAAAKEARYDKEAVMKFFWMLIRRRYFADEISAASPWSIPVKNLSLSGEIMSDEDQLYKSTSVVGDPYKYNVLPPLPAQRNLTPPPTLYPQQPMSTPDTNYTSIPRFAMTSTNEYSIAARSKRTDINV; encoded by the exons ATGAAAGGTTCTTCATTTGCACGTCCTCCTCAAACAATTGGCTGTAATGTTGGGGTTAAA CATACTACTTATGGAATTTCTAGTAGCTCTTCAAATGGTGATGCTGAGAGAGACTTTTTTGTTGAACTTTGGGATGTGTCTGGACATGAGCGATACAAAGACTGCCGGTCTCTTTTTTATTCACAGATCAATG GTGTAATTTTTGTTCATGATCTTTCCCAGAGAAGGACAAAAACAAGTCTGCAGAGTTGGGCTGTCGAGATTGCAGCAAATGGGACATTTTCAGCTCCACTAAGTTCTGGAGGTCCTGGTGGCCTTCCTGTTCCATACATTGTCATCAGTAATAAAGCAGATATTGCTGCAAAAGAAGGTACAAGAGGAAGCAGTGGCAATCTTGTTGACGTTGCTCGACAATGGGTAGAGAAGCAGGGTCTGCTTTCATCAAGTGATGAACTTCCGATAACTGAGAGTTTTCCTAGTGGTGGAGGCCTTATAGCG GCTGCCAAGGAAGCACGATATGACAAGGAAGCCGTGATGAAGTTCTTTTGGATG TTGATCAGGAGGAGATACTTTGCAGATGAAATCTCAGCGGCAAGCCCATGGTCTATCCCAGTAAAGAATTTATCGTTGTCTGGTGAAATTATGAGTGACGAAGATCAGTTATACAAAAGTACAAG TGTCGTAGGTGACCCTTACAAGTACAATGTACTCCCACCACTTCCAGCACAGCGAAATCTTACACCTCCGCCTACGCTTTATCCTCAGCAGCCCATGTCAACCCCCGACACCAATTACACCAGCATCCCAAGATTCGCAATGACAAGTACTAACGAGTATAGCATTGCTGCTAGATCCAAGCGTACAGATATTAACGTCTGA
- the LOC141672814 gene encoding small GTPase LIP1-like isoform X3, with amino-acid sequence MLGLNSSSNGDAERDFFVELWDVSGHERYKDCRSLFYSQINGVIFVHDLSQRRTKTSLQSWAVEIAANGTFSAPLSSGGPGGLPVPYIVISNKADIAAKEGTRGSSGNLVDVARQWVEKQGLLSSSDELPITESFPSGGGLIAAAKEARYDKEAVMKFFWMLIRRRYFADEISAASPWSIPVKNLSLSGEIMSDEDQLYKSTSVVGDPYKYNVLPPLPAQRNLTPPPTLYPQQPMSTPDTNYTSIPRFAMTSTNEYSIAARSKRTDINV; translated from the exons ATGTTGGGGTTAAA TAGCTCTTCAAATGGTGATGCTGAGAGAGACTTTTTTGTTGAACTTTGGGATGTGTCTGGACATGAGCGATACAAAGACTGCCGGTCTCTTTTTTATTCACAGATCAATG GTGTAATTTTTGTTCATGATCTTTCCCAGAGAAGGACAAAAACAAGTCTGCAGAGTTGGGCTGTCGAGATTGCAGCAAATGGGACATTTTCAGCTCCACTAAGTTCTGGAGGTCCTGGTGGCCTTCCTGTTCCATACATTGTCATCAGTAATAAAGCAGATATTGCTGCAAAAGAAGGTACAAGAGGAAGCAGTGGCAATCTTGTTGACGTTGCTCGACAATGGGTAGAGAAGCAGGGTCTGCTTTCATCAAGTGATGAACTTCCGATAACTGAGAGTTTTCCTAGTGGTGGAGGCCTTATAGCG GCTGCCAAGGAAGCACGATATGACAAGGAAGCCGTGATGAAGTTCTTTTGGATG TTGATCAGGAGGAGATACTTTGCAGATGAAATCTCAGCGGCAAGCCCATGGTCTATCCCAGTAAAGAATTTATCGTTGTCTGGTGAAATTATGAGTGACGAAGATCAGTTATACAAAAGTACAAG TGTCGTAGGTGACCCTTACAAGTACAATGTACTCCCACCACTTCCAGCACAGCGAAATCTTACACCTCCGCCTACGCTTTATCCTCAGCAGCCCATGTCAACCCCCGACACCAATTACACCAGCATCCCAAGATTCGCAATGACAAGTACTAACGAGTATAGCATTGCTGCTAGATCCAAGCGTACAGATATTAACGTCTGA
- the LOC141672814 gene encoding small GTPase LIP1-like isoform X4: MLGLNSSNGDAERDFFVELWDVSGHERYKDCRSLFYSQINGVIFVHDLSQRRTKTSLQSWAVEIAANGTFSAPLSSGGPGGLPVPYIVISNKADIAAKEGTRGSSGNLVDVARQWVEKQGLLSSSDELPITESFPSGGGLIAAAKEARYDKEAVMKFFWMLIRRRYFADEISAASPWSIPVKNLSLSGEIMSDEDQLYKSTSVVGDPYKYNVLPPLPAQRNLTPPPTLYPQQPMSTPDTNYTSIPRFAMTSTNEYSIAARSKRTDINV; encoded by the exons ATGTTGGGGTTAAA CTCTTCAAATGGTGATGCTGAGAGAGACTTTTTTGTTGAACTTTGGGATGTGTCTGGACATGAGCGATACAAAGACTGCCGGTCTCTTTTTTATTCACAGATCAATG GTGTAATTTTTGTTCATGATCTTTCCCAGAGAAGGACAAAAACAAGTCTGCAGAGTTGGGCTGTCGAGATTGCAGCAAATGGGACATTTTCAGCTCCACTAAGTTCTGGAGGTCCTGGTGGCCTTCCTGTTCCATACATTGTCATCAGTAATAAAGCAGATATTGCTGCAAAAGAAGGTACAAGAGGAAGCAGTGGCAATCTTGTTGACGTTGCTCGACAATGGGTAGAGAAGCAGGGTCTGCTTTCATCAAGTGATGAACTTCCGATAACTGAGAGTTTTCCTAGTGGTGGAGGCCTTATAGCG GCTGCCAAGGAAGCACGATATGACAAGGAAGCCGTGATGAAGTTCTTTTGGATG TTGATCAGGAGGAGATACTTTGCAGATGAAATCTCAGCGGCAAGCCCATGGTCTATCCCAGTAAAGAATTTATCGTTGTCTGGTGAAATTATGAGTGACGAAGATCAGTTATACAAAAGTACAAG TGTCGTAGGTGACCCTTACAAGTACAATGTACTCCCACCACTTCCAGCACAGCGAAATCTTACACCTCCGCCTACGCTTTATCCTCAGCAGCCCATGTCAACCCCCGACACCAATTACACCAGCATCCCAAGATTCGCAATGACAAGTACTAACGAGTATAGCATTGCTGCTAGATCCAAGCGTACAGATATTAACGTCTGA
- the LOC141672815 gene encoding uncharacterized protein LOC141672815, with translation MSTLPFPLTSSFGTHFQSVNSLYLKHLTFGLTVVHLLCFLVELMAHPMELFLVLRLSVTLPVTLIKEAVKGKGVADESQASKLSGSTLTRSLTLISIQLRQQGQIKGTGPIGVGVQGLGVLQIPLYCLAWHLILCMQKARKLKKIFLGQYATMP, from the exons ATGAGTACCCTGCCTTTCCCATTGACTTCGTCTTTCGGCACTCACTTCCAAAGTGTCAACTCATTGTATTTAAAGCACTTGACATTTGGCTTGACTGTTGTGCATCTTCTCTGTTTTCTCGTCGAACTAATGGCACATCCAATGGAATTGTTTCTAGTGCTCCGTCTTTCAGTGACACTGCCCGTTACGTTGATCAAGGAAGCGGTAAAAGGAAAG GGTGTAGCAGATGAATCTCAAGCATCAAAGCTTTCAG GGTCAACCTTAACAAGGTCATTGACGTTAATTAGTATCCAATTGAGACAGCAAGGTCAAATTAAAGGCACAGGGCCTATTGGTGTTGGAGTGCAGGGTCTTGGCGTCTTGCAGATACCTTTATATTGCTTGGCATGGCATTTGATTCTCTGTATGCAAAAG GCCCGGAAGCTGAAGAAGATATTTTTGGGACAATATGCTACCATGCCCTAA